The Cellulophaga sp. L1A9 genome window below encodes:
- the thiD gene encoding bifunctional hydroxymethylpyrimidine kinase/phosphomethylpyrimidine kinase — MALKKFNTVLSIAGSDSGAGAGIQADLKTISACGGYGTSAITALTAQNTLGVFDIHPIPTLHLKKQIEAILDDIGADAVKIGMLHGSESIRTVVHCLKKYPIKNIVVDPVMVASSGDSLLEDNAIAVLKKKLFPMARLITPNIPECELLLDEQINEKSDLKALAKALGRQHNTSVLLKAGHLQLDLLTDVFYNNENDSLLMLSSKKVASKNTHGTGCTLSSAIATFLAQGNSLEDAVKKGKNYLELAIIKSRSHILGKGYGPLHHFYEFW, encoded by the coding sequence ATGGCTCTAAAAAAATTTAACACGGTACTATCCATTGCAGGAAGCGATTCAGGAGCCGGTGCTGGCATCCAAGCAGATTTAAAAACGATTAGTGCTTGTGGCGGTTACGGTACCTCTGCAATAACAGCACTCACGGCACAAAACACCCTTGGCGTTTTTGACATTCACCCCATTCCTACACTACATTTAAAAAAACAAATTGAAGCCATTCTTGATGACATTGGAGCCGATGCCGTTAAAATTGGTATGCTTCACGGCTCAGAATCTATACGAACTGTAGTTCATTGCTTAAAAAAGTACCCTATAAAAAATATTGTTGTAGACCCTGTAATGGTTGCCAGCTCAGGAGATTCCTTATTAGAGGATAACGCCATTGCCGTCTTGAAAAAAAAACTCTTCCCAATGGCTAGGCTAATTACTCCTAACATTCCAGAATGTGAGTTATTACTAGACGAACAAATAAATGAAAAATCAGATTTAAAAGCATTAGCTAAAGCATTAGGCAGACAACATAACACCTCTGTTTTATTAAAGGCCGGTCATTTGCAATTAGACCTCTTAACTGATGTTTTTTACAACAATGAAAATGACTCCCTACTTATGTTAAGTTCAAAAAAAGTAGCTTCTAAAAACACCCATGGAACTGGTTGCACACTTTCGTCTGCTATTGCCACTTTTTTAGCGCAAGGAAATTCTTTAGAAGATGCCGTAAAAAAAGGAAAGAATTATTTAGAGCTTGCCATTATAAAAAGTAGAAGCCATATCCTTGGAAAAGGATATGGCCCACTACATCATTTTTATGAATTCTGGTAA
- a CDS encoding CvpA family protein: protein MNFLDIVFGLILLWGFYIGFKNGLFVEIASIIALIAGIYGAIHFSYLTGAYLAEHMDWNEQYMNIASFVITFILIIILIHLSAKLLTKIADFAMLGLLNKIAGGIFGALKISIILGALLLFLNSMNETANLINEETKKESKLYEPIKAIGALIFSKILKIEPSES, encoded by the coding sequence ATGAATTTTTTAGATATAGTTTTTGGATTAATCCTTCTTTGGGGATTTTACATCGGGTTTAAAAACGGATTATTTGTTGAAATAGCTTCTATTATCGCTCTTATTGCCGGTATCTATGGGGCCATTCATTTTTCGTACCTCACTGGAGCGTATTTAGCGGAGCACATGGACTGGAATGAACAATACATGAACATCGCTTCGTTTGTGATCACATTTATTCTGATTATTATATTGATACATTTATCGGCAAAATTACTCACTAAAATAGCAGATTTTGCCATGCTCGGCCTTTTGAATAAAATAGCTGGAGGAATTTTTGGAGCGCTAAAAATTTCTATCATTTTGGGAGCCTTACTACTATTTCTTAATTCCATGAATGAAACTGCTAATCTTATAAACGAAGAAACCAAAAAAGAGTCAAAATTATATGAACCTATAAAAGCTATTGGGGCATTAATTTTCAGTAAAATACTCAAAATAGAACCTTCTGAAAGCTAA
- the pbpC gene encoding penicillin-binding protein 1C, translated as MKERVIKVLKKHPKKLLVLAVLLIAYYFCLPKVLFKTPTATVIESMQGELLGAKIAEDGQWRFPVVDSVPFKFKICLLNFEDAHFYRHPGFNPVSMSKAIGANIVAGKTVRGGSTLTQQVIRLSRENKRRSYAEKFIELILATRLELRYSKEEILDLYASHAPFGGNVVGLEVASWRYFGLLPYQLSWAEAATLAVLPNAPSLIYPGKNQSKLLLKRNRLLLKLFNQGLLDKTTYELALLEDLPQKPYALPNYASHFVQHVSKTKKGERIKSSINQELQKNVNAIVKRQYNNLKQNQVYNAAVLVLDVKTRKVLAYVGNAPTDKYHEKDVDMVQANRSTGSVLKPLLYSAMLDAGELLPDMLVPDVPTQIAGYSPENFNESYSGAIEAKKALARSLNIPAVRLLQSYGLEKFRDQLNVFELGGLNKSANYYGLTLILGGAESNLWDLCKTYANLAATVNHFNESSSEYYEKEFIAPTYLQNTTIDFGAKSLNKTVFDAGSIYLTFEAMKEVNRPEGSESWEFYDSSKEIAWKTGTSFGNKDAWAIGITTDYVVGVWVGNADGEGRPNVTGVSSAAPILFDVFDVLPKSAWFSKPLDEFVAVDVCAQSGYLATENCPIKTIDIPKKQNYVKACGYHRIIHLDKNKQFQINSSCEELSNTIAESWFVLPPLLEFYYKRTHPTYKSLPEFRSDCVSVLVPTMEFIYPKDRSRIILAKNFEGKTNELILKLAHAKPETKVFWYLDSTFIKETKDFHEAAILPDKGDHTISVVDEFGNEASIVINIQ; from the coding sequence TTGAAAGAAAGAGTGATAAAGGTTCTAAAAAAGCATCCTAAAAAACTGTTAGTCTTAGCAGTGCTTTTAATTGCTTATTATTTTTGTTTACCCAAAGTGTTATTTAAAACCCCTACTGCTACCGTAATTGAAAGCATGCAGGGAGAATTGTTGGGTGCAAAGATAGCGGAAGATGGTCAATGGCGTTTTCCTGTAGTAGATAGTGTTCCTTTCAAATTTAAAATTTGTCTGCTCAATTTTGAAGATGCCCACTTTTATAGGCATCCTGGATTTAACCCTGTATCAATGTCTAAAGCTATCGGTGCTAACATTGTAGCAGGAAAAACAGTTCGTGGTGGGAGCACACTTACACAGCAAGTAATACGCTTATCTCGAGAAAATAAAAGAAGGTCCTATGCTGAAAAGTTCATAGAATTAATTCTAGCCACACGATTAGAGCTGAGGTATTCTAAAGAAGAAATCCTAGACCTTTATGCTAGCCATGCGCCTTTTGGTGGTAATGTAGTGGGCTTAGAAGTTGCTTCATGGCGCTATTTTGGGTTATTACCTTATCAATTATCGTGGGCAGAAGCAGCAACCTTAGCTGTATTGCCTAATGCGCCAAGTTTAATATACCCAGGAAAAAATCAGTCTAAATTATTATTGAAGAGAAATAGATTGCTGTTGAAACTTTTTAATCAAGGCCTCTTAGATAAAACAACTTATGAACTGGCATTACTAGAAGATCTACCTCAAAAACCATATGCCTTACCCAATTATGCATCGCATTTTGTTCAACACGTATCAAAAACAAAAAAAGGGGAACGTATTAAAAGTAGCATCAATCAAGAGTTACAGAAAAATGTAAATGCCATTGTTAAAAGGCAATACAACAATCTAAAGCAAAACCAAGTATATAATGCTGCTGTTTTGGTCCTAGATGTAAAAACAAGGAAAGTATTAGCGTATGTAGGTAATGCACCTACTGATAAATACCATGAGAAAGATGTAGACATGGTGCAAGCGAATAGAAGTACAGGGAGCGTTTTAAAACCTTTACTGTATTCGGCTATGCTTGATGCTGGAGAATTGTTGCCAGATATGTTAGTGCCAGATGTGCCCACGCAAATTGCAGGATATTCGCCAGAAAATTTTAATGAATCGTATAGCGGTGCTATTGAGGCGAAAAAGGCATTGGCCCGTTCGTTAAATATTCCGGCGGTTCGTTTATTGCAGTCTTATGGTCTAGAAAAATTTAGGGACCAATTGAATGTGTTTGAGTTAGGGGGACTTAATAAATCTGCAAATTATTATGGACTGACTTTAATTTTAGGCGGAGCAGAAAGTAACTTATGGGATCTATGCAAGACGTATGCAAATTTAGCAGCTACGGTAAATCATTTTAATGAAAGCTCAAGCGAATATTATGAGAAAGAATTTATAGCGCCTACTTACCTTCAGAATACAACGATAGATTTTGGCGCTAAATCTTTGAACAAGACTGTTTTTGATGCGGGAAGTATCTACTTAACCTTTGAAGCAATGAAAGAAGTGAATCGCCCAGAAGGGAGTGAGTCATGGGAATTTTATGATTCTAGCAAAGAAATAGCATGGAAAACAGGAACTAGTTTTGGCAATAAAGATGCTTGGGCAATTGGAATAACCACAGACTATGTGGTAGGTGTTTGGGTAGGTAATGCTGATGGGGAAGGTAGACCTAATGTTACTGGTGTATCTAGTGCGGCACCTATTTTATTTGATGTTTTTGATGTATTGCCAAAATCTGCTTGGTTCTCAAAACCCTTAGATGAGTTTGTTGCTGTTGATGTTTGTGCTCAAAGCGGCTATTTAGCCACCGAAAACTGTCCTATAAAAACAATTGACATTCCTAAAAAACAAAATTATGTAAAGGCTTGTGGATATCACAGGATAATACATCTAGATAAAAATAAGCAGTTTCAGATAAACTCATCCTGCGAAGAGTTGTCTAATACAATAGCTGAATCTTGGTTTGTTTTACCTCCTTTACTGGAATTTTATTATAAACGTACGCACCCAACTTATAAATCGTTACCCGAATTTAGAAGTGATTGTGTGAGCGTTTTAGTGCCAACAATGGAGTTTATTTATCCTAAAGATAGGAGTAGAATTATTCTAGCTAAGAATTTTGAAGGAAAAACAAATGAACTTATTTTAAAATTAGCACATGCTAAACCAGAAACAAAAGTGTTCTGGTATTTAGACAGTACCTTCATTAAGGAGACAAAAGATTTTCATGAAGCAGCTATTTTGCCAGACAAAGGTGATCATACTATTTCTGTGGTTGATGAATTTGGCAACGAGGCTAGTATTGTAATCAACATTCAATAG
- a CDS encoding cytochrome c encodes MKRIVGILALSVLLASCGEKKEEKKDGFEMNRAKTEKKTEVTKEEVPVDMDNDGIGPFKNISFPAEIDTELAAKGEAKYSGICTACHMPNQRLIGPALSGVYERRNPSWVMNMIINPTEMIKEDPIAKALLKEYNNAIMLDNKLSEDDTRAIAEYLRTL; translated from the coding sequence ATGAAAAGAATAGTTGGCATTTTAGCGTTATCAGTACTTTTAGCTAGTTGTGGTGAAAAAAAAGAAGAAAAAAAAGATGGTTTTGAAATGAACCGAGCCAAAACAGAAAAGAAAACTGAAGTTACAAAGGAAGAAGTTCCTGTAGATATGGACAATGACGGTATTGGTCCTTTTAAAAATATTTCTTTCCCTGCAGAGATAGATACTGAATTGGCTGCCAAAGGTGAAGCTAAATATAGTGGAATTTGTACGGCATGTCATATGCCCAATCAACGATTAATAGGCCCTGCTTTATCTGGTGTTTACGAAAGAAGAAATCCTTCTTGGGTCATGAACATGATCATCAACCCAACAGAAATGATAAAAGAAGATCCAATCGCAAAAGCATTACTTAAAGAATATAACAATGCTATAATGCTTGATAATAAATTATCTGAAGACGATACACGAGCTATTGCCGAGTATTTAAGAACTTTATAA
- a CDS encoding antibiotic biosynthesis monooxygenase: protein MEKPYYAVIFTSTRTEGDNGYGEMAYDMEVLAKKEQGFIGIESAREEVGITVSYWETLAAITSWKKNMDHVFAQNKGQKEWYSWYKVRICLVEREYEFNTLTP from the coding sequence ATGGAAAAGCCTTATTATGCTGTAATATTTACATCGACAAGAACTGAAGGTGATAATGGATATGGAGAGATGGCTTATGATATGGAAGTTCTTGCAAAAAAAGAGCAGGGCTTTATTGGAATCGAAAGTGCACGCGAAGAAGTGGGTATCACCGTAAGCTATTGGGAAACCTTAGCGGCTATAACTAGTTGGAAAAAGAATATGGACCACGTATTTGCACAAAATAAAGGTCAAAAAGAATGGTATTCCTGGTATAAGGTGCGTATCTGTTTGGTGGAAAGAGAATACGAATTCAATACCCTTACTCCTTGA
- a CDS encoding SulP family inorganic anion transporter gives MNFIKKLTSNPKNDFFAGVTVSLAMIPEVVAFAFVANIDPLVALSGAFIIGLITAIFGGRPGLISGAAGAVAVIFVNLIKEGHVRGLEFDIPVENMGYYYLLGAVILMGLIQIFAGVLKLGRFVRLIPHSVMMGFVNGLAIVIFMAQVKMFSHKVPNTDPDAVEKYMSVFMHGPELFLMIGLVLFTMGIIHFLPKLTTKIPAALTAILITTFGAILLDLDVTTVGSYIREGGGDGLSGEFPTPNKELWQLLPFDLDTFTFILPYAFLAASVGLIESLMTLNLVDELTDSRGRGNKECVAQGMGNIASGLLGGTGGCGMIGQTVININAKGRGRLSGIVMALTLLSFILFADTYIEQVPIAALIGVMFMMVIETFAWSSFRILKKIPRSDAFVLIAVSAITVFFDLAIAVFIGVIISALAFSWENAKRIRARKSTDENGVKTYEIFGPLFFGSTTGFTEKFDVANDPEEVVIDFKDSRIADMSGIEAVNKLSERYKNAGKKLHLKHLSKDCIKLLATADDIVDVNVLEDPKYKVVADGFNYDE, from the coding sequence ATGAATTTTATTAAAAAACTTACTTCAAATCCTAAAAACGATTTTTTCGCAGGAGTTACTGTGTCTCTAGCGATGATTCCAGAAGTGGTTGCTTTTGCTTTTGTGGCAAACATAGATCCTTTAGTTGCATTATCAGGAGCATTTATAATAGGATTAATTACTGCAATATTTGGAGGTAGACCAGGGTTAATTTCTGGAGCTGCGGGTGCTGTAGCTGTAATTTTCGTGAACCTAATTAAAGAAGGTCATGTAAGAGGTTTAGAGTTTGATATCCCTGTGGAAAATATGGGCTACTATTATTTATTAGGAGCCGTTATTTTAATGGGGTTAATACAAATATTTGCCGGAGTTTTAAAATTAGGCCGCTTTGTTCGTCTAATACCGCATTCCGTAATGATGGGATTTGTAAACGGTTTAGCCATTGTAATATTTATGGCTCAAGTTAAAATGTTTAGTCATAAGGTGCCAAATACAGACCCTGATGCCGTTGAGAAATATATGAGTGTATTTATGCACGGTCCTGAGTTATTCCTAATGATTGGGCTGGTGCTTTTTACGATGGGTATAATTCATTTTTTACCTAAGCTTACCACAAAAATTCCTGCTGCACTAACGGCTATTTTGATAACTACGTTTGGAGCTATTCTTTTAGATTTAGATGTAACCACTGTAGGTTCTTATATTAGAGAAGGTGGTGGAGATGGTTTAAGTGGTGAATTTCCGACTCCGAATAAAGAGTTATGGCAATTGTTACCCTTTGATTTAGATACTTTTACCTTCATTTTGCCTTATGCTTTCTTAGCCGCTAGCGTTGGATTAATTGAAAGTTTAATGACCTTGAATTTGGTCGATGAATTAACAGATAGTCGCGGTAGAGGTAATAAAGAATGTGTCGCACAAGGAATGGGGAACATCGCTAGTGGATTACTAGGAGGTACTGGTGGTTGTGGTATGATTGGCCAAACGGTAATTAACATCAACGCTAAGGGTAGAGGCCGTTTGTCAGGTATTGTAATGGCATTAACCTTACTTTCTTTTATTTTGTTTGCAGATACCTATATTGAACAAGTTCCAATAGCAGCATTGATTGGGGTGATGTTTATGATGGTTATAGAAACGTTTGCATGGTCTAGTTTTAGAATATTGAAGAAAATTCCTAGATCTGATGCCTTTGTTCTAATAGCAGTATCAGCAATAACTGTGTTTTTCGATTTAGCAATAGCGGTATTTATCGGAGTTATTATATCTGCTCTTGCTTTCTCTTGGGAAAATGCAAAACGAATTAGAGCTAGAAAAAGTACAGATGAAAACGGTGTTAAAACCTATGAAATATTTGGCCCATTATTCTTTGGCTCTACCACTGGTTTTACAGAAAAGTTTGATGTTGCAAATGACCCTGAAGAAGTAGTTATAGATTTTAAAGACAGCCGTATTGCAGATATGTCTGGGATTGAAGCAGTCAACAAACTTTCAGAACGTTATAAAAATGCTGGGAAGAAATTACATTTAAAGCACTTGAGTAAAGATTGTATTAAACTATTAGCTACGGCAGATGATATTGTAGATGTGAATGTTTTAGAAGACCCTAAATACAAAGTAGTTGCAGATGGTTTTAATTATGATGAATAA
- a CDS encoding NAD(P)H-dependent glycerol-3-phosphate dehydrogenase — MNRDLKFAVLGGGSWATAIVKMLTENVDSLQWFMRNTDAIEHIETQGHNPNYLSSVEFNTKQLHLTNDINTAVTNADIIIFVIPSAFLETELSKLTVSLKGKTLFSAIKGIVPETGLIVGEHLHKKYGIAYKNIGVISGPCHAEEVALERLSYLTIACGDLSKAEIVAEHLSSDYIKTKISDDIIGTEYAAMLKNIYAIAAGIAHGLGYGDNFQSVLMSNAIREMKRYIKRVHSMKRNINNSAYLGDLLVTGYSVFSRNRMFGNMIGKGYTVKSAMMEMKMVAEGYYATKSAYKLNNDRKKKSKTPILDAVYEILYNDKNAKKVFKDLTDKLD; from the coding sequence ATGAATAGAGATTTGAAATTTGCCGTTTTGGGTGGTGGTAGTTGGGCAACTGCAATTGTAAAAATGTTAACAGAAAACGTGGATAGCCTTCAGTGGTTTATGCGAAATACTGATGCTATTGAGCATATTGAAACTCAGGGACACAATCCTAATTATCTAAGTTCTGTAGAGTTTAATACAAAGCAATTGCACTTAACCAACGATATTAATACAGCGGTTACCAATGCTGATATTATCATCTTTGTAATTCCGTCTGCTTTCCTAGAAACGGAACTGTCTAAACTTACCGTTTCCTTAAAAGGTAAGACTTTATTTTCCGCTATTAAAGGAATTGTCCCTGAAACTGGATTAATCGTAGGAGAGCATCTGCATAAAAAGTATGGAATTGCATACAAAAATATAGGTGTAATTAGTGGCCCTTGTCATGCAGAAGAAGTTGCTTTAGAACGTTTATCTTACTTAACCATTGCCTGTGGTGATTTAAGTAAAGCTGAAATTGTTGCAGAACATTTGAGTAGCGACTACATTAAAACAAAAATTTCTGATGATATTATCGGTACAGAATATGCTGCTATGTTGAAAAACATCTATGCTATTGCTGCTGGAATTGCACATGGTTTAGGTTATGGTGATAATTTCCAAAGTGTCCTTATGAGTAATGCTATTCGGGAAATGAAGCGCTATATAAAAAGAGTACACAGCATGAAACGCAACATTAACAACTCTGCCTATCTAGGCGATTTATTAGTGACGGGTTATTCTGTTTTTAGTAGAAACCGAATGTTCGGAAACATGATAGGAAAAGGCTACACGGTAAAAAGCGCTATGATGGAAATGAAAATGGTTGCCGAAGGGTATTACGCTACTAAAAGTGCATATAAATTAAATAATGATCGTAAAAAGAAGTCTAAAACACCTATTTTAGATGCTGTATATGAGATACTTTATAATGATAAAAACGCTAAGAAAGTATTTAAAGATTTAACTGATAAATTGGATTAA
- a CDS encoding nicotinic acid mononucleotide adenyltransferase: protein MKIKLLFGFVFLGLLASSCYTEVIVEDGFIEEPVFNVNQVLASKDLWYVDINATLGNGEISFLQRAFTVSFVNGTLYANNNLVGIGKSGNGFGIDVGVYNGVRGVLEIDHDVDGYWDLDVFVVDSATIELYHRGTDTSYFLKGYQRSNFDYDMVFYENIQYFLQEYVAWEKVYTSQVGAINDFDNENFLQFLSGDNGDFFRSSIDGPGTNFNNLQWDFEGDYQVYDVANDASLKALTLSYDFIGDDYFELYVINDGTIELYHPDSGTTYEFKGKGYIEYLKSSDAAKTKKRVKVSNPVMNVTRQKK, encoded by the coding sequence ATGAAAATAAAATTACTATTCGGATTTGTATTCCTAGGATTATTAGCTTCTTCATGTTATACAGAAGTAATTGTAGAAGATGGTTTTATTGAAGAACCAGTTTTTAATGTTAACCAGGTTCTTGCATCAAAAGATTTGTGGTATGTAGATATTAACGCTACCCTAGGAAATGGAGAAATTTCATTTTTACAGCGAGCATTTACCGTTTCTTTTGTTAATGGAACACTGTACGCTAATAATAACCTAGTAGGTATTGGTAAATCTGGAAACGGATTTGGTATAGATGTTGGGGTCTATAATGGCGTTCGTGGTGTGTTAGAAATAGATCATGATGTAGATGGTTATTGGGATCTAGATGTTTTTGTAGTAGATAGCGCTACCATAGAACTATATCATAGAGGCACAGATACTTCTTATTTCTTAAAAGGGTATCAGCGTAGTAATTTTGATTACGATATGGTTTTCTACGAGAATATTCAGTATTTCTTACAGGAGTATGTTGCATGGGAAAAAGTATATACGAGTCAGGTTGGAGCAATAAATGATTTTGATAATGAGAATTTTTTACAATTTTTATCAGGCGATAATGGAGATTTCTTTAGGTCGTCTATAGATGGTCCTGGTACTAATTTTAATAATTTACAATGGGATTTTGAAGGAGATTACCAAGTGTATGATGTAGCAAATGATGCTTCACTTAAAGCATTAACCTTGAGTTATGATTTTATTGGAGATGATTATTTTGAGTTGTATGTAATAAATGATGGCACTATAGAATTATACCACCCTGATAGTGGAACCACTTATGAATTTAAAGGAAAAGGATATATAGAATACTTAAAGTCTAGTGATGCCGCAAAGACCAAAAAGAGAGTCAAGGTTTCAAACCCTGTAATGAATGTAACAAGACAGAAAAAATAG